A single Drosophila miranda strain MSH22 chromosome XR, D.miranda_PacBio2.1, whole genome shotgun sequence DNA region contains:
- the LOC117186099 gene encoding uncharacterized protein LOC117186099, whose product MTSKANNIALEELKKKRSCRVKGIRLLADRLEAGDIPLVLTEPECRLETLMRSIDTARELQEKIEDIDIDDEFGVELEELSIVTKAKLMSLICALKTADETIPAVPAYGGPTRARLPKLALPQFSGNFSDFKNFIGLFETLVHNDQSIPIIEKFNHLLSCLSGDALGTVRAFQVTETNYEKAMASLKRVYDNDCLIFKNHIDALFSLPKMTQQSASSLRNLIDTASSIYGSLLSIGDDKKISNAMIIHLVLSRVDPVTKEKWEEQLEYEKLPLWTDCERLLNRRHQHLSAENSDKPKQEQKAVTSKPHNRSSFACSTANTKNQQCSYCNAKGHLLTDCSPFGRLAVMQRFEFAKTASLCINCLQQGHSVVQCKAKKCRSRGCSHHTLLHRYTVANKTL is encoded by the exons ATGACCTCAAAAGCCAACAATATTGCCCTTGAAGAGCTGAAGAAAAAGCGCAGTTGCCGTGTCAAAGGCATTCGTTTATTAGCGGACCGTTTAGAAGCGGGGGATATTCCGCTGGTATTGACGGAGCCCGAGTGCAGACTCGAAACGCTGATGCGTAGCATTGACACGGCACGCGAACTTCAAGAGAAGAttgaagatatagacattgacGATGAATTTGGAGTCGAGTTGGAAGAACTCTCAATTGTCACAAAGGCAAAATTAATGTCTCTCATTTGCGCATTAAAGACAGCTGATGAGACAATACCGGCAGTACCAGCTTATGGTGGCCCAACTCGTGCTCGCCTTCCGAAGTTAGCTCTGCCGCAGTTCAGCGGCAACTTTTCGGACTTTAAaaacttcataggtttatttgagactctagttcacaatgaccaaagcattccaattatcgaaaagttcaaccatttgctttcgtgtctcTCCGGTGATGCGTTGGGAACAGTTAGGGCTTTCCAAGTAACCGAGACCAACTACGAGAAAGCAATGGCTAGCTTAAAACGGGTCTACGATAATGATTGTCTGATCTTTAAAAATCACATTGATGCCCTATTTAGTCTTCCCAAAATGACCCAGCAATCAGCATCGTCCTTAAGGAACCTTATCGATACCGCCTCATCCATATATGGTTCGTTGTTGTCGATAGGCGATGATAAAAAGATCTCGAATGCGATGATTATTCATCTCGTCTTGAGCAGAGTCGATCcggtgaccaaagagaaatgggaagaacagCTCGAATATGAgaaactgccactttggacTGACTGTGAAAGGTTGCTTAATCGTAGACATCAGCATCTTTCGGCCGAAAATTCGGACAAAccaaagcaggagcagaaagctGTGACAAGCAAGCCGCATAATCGGAGCTCTTTCGCGTGTTCCACCGCgaataccaaaaaccaacaatgcagctactgcaatgcgaaaggccatttgttgacagattgcagtccatttggtcggctggcagtaatgcaaaggttcgaattcgcaaaaactgcatccctgtgcatcaattgtctgcaACAAGGCCACTCTGTAGTACAATGCAAAGCTAAGAAGTGTCGAAGTCGTGGCTGCTCACACCATACCTTATTGCATAG GTACACAGTGGCGAATAAAA